The Leishmania braziliensis MHOM/BR/75/M2904 complete genome, chromosome 24 DNA window CTTTTTGCTTCGTCAGAAGCACCATCGTTGGTGAGTCGCAATCCCGTGTGCGTCGAGAACTTTTGCTGCACACCGGCACCCCCCTGACTTGATTGAATGGACGCTGCAACGGCACTGCCGCAGGAGTTGCATGGCGCGACCCCTGTTCCGCGCTGCTAACGGAGTCGGTGGTCCCGGTGCCCCCTTCTGCCCCCGTAATTCGACAGCCAGCCAGGCCTTCACCCAAAAAGCAGCTTCTGGAGAGGTGAAGATTCACCCTCGATGCCTTTCCGCATGGTGGCCCAATCCAGAATCACATTGCCGTTTGGCAGGAAATTGAAATTGCCCGCTGTGATCCCACTGGCCTCTGCCCGTTGACTGGCCACTGTCCCTGTCAGCTGCCAAACCACCTTGTCCTGCCACTTTGAAGTGCTTTCCACCATCATCCGCAGGTCGTCCGGTGCCATGAGCTTCGTGGGCGCCGTTTCCCTGCACGTGACCACCCCCCGACATCCTTGCAGGTATTGGTCTGCCAAAGGAACCTTGCGTTACAGCAGATGCTTCAGTGCCTTGCCACACTGCAACGGTGTGAAGCACTTGAATGGTTTCCACTCCAGACATAGCGAAGCGTTTTCTATGCACCTCTCTAGCCCCTCTGAGACTGCAAAACCTTGAAAACTCTTCCATCATTGGCGCACGCAGTTCTCACGTGGTCAATTCCCATTTGCTTCGAATGGCTTCGCTCATCTGCTGCACCAAAGTGGGAGAATGAGGCTCGCGCACATCACCAGTGGGCCTTACATCACACATGCTCCCCGAAGGGCCATCGATCAAATGCCGAATGGCTGGTTCCTACAAAAGGATCTGGCTGTCGGTGAATTTTCGCGCCGATCCTCAACGCATCCACGTAGTGGACTCCCATTCTGTGTCAGCTCTTGGATATGCAATTACAGAGAGTCAACCTGCTCGTATTCCTCTTTTTACCCCTCAATGGTCTTAGAACTACATGTAGTCTGCAGCCCTCGTCCGCCACCTGACTTCATCGTTCCAAAGCTCTACGCTTTTTTCGTCAAAACCATACAGTGTGGTATGCTTCTCGACATCGATGGCGCTGATCACTTCCTTTTGGCTTGTAATTGCACCCCACGGCCCGCAAGTACTTCGTCACCCCGGAAGCCTCATTAGCATGATTCCCCCGTTGCTGTAGAAACCCCAGTTGTGTAACATGCAGGAACCCACTCCTGTGTGTTATAAGAGCCAATCGCTCCACAAAGACAATGCCCGTTCGAGTCGTCCTGCGCAGAGGGCTATAGTACTTCATAGCTTCGCTGGCAAAGTACACTAGCAAACGTAGTGCTGTCTAGGCTCCCTCATGAGGCGCTGCCGAGTCTTCAGGCATTTTTTAGCGAAAAACAACTCTGCATTCTTCATTGATCATCCACTCAGAATGTTCCCCCATGTCTTCACATGTATGAGAGTAGCCGCACTCTCCGCATTGATGGCTTCCGTGCTCATTGCAAAACTTCACTATTCCAAAGCTGGCGTCATCGATGCGCCCGCCGAAATTGCGGGAAAAACGGTGACTACTGAGCTTCTCCGTGTAGCATGAGAATAACAAACATGTGAGTTGCATGTATCATCACATTACCGAATTTATTCGCCGTGCTTGTCACCTACAGTTCCGGACGACACAAAGACATCGTGCTTTATGTCCACTGCTCTAAATGTTCTCAAATCTGCAGCGAAGCTCCTTGTAAGTGGCATTTGTGTGCATCACAGCATTCAAGGTGAAGCTTGTGGCTTTGTCAGACTCACTTGTATCCGCCACACTTAGCCGGATGGCCCTCTATAGCCCTTCGAAGTTTGTTGTATGTTGAGTCAGGGTATTCACGCCTTGCACCAACGTTGAGACTCGACTGGCCAGTTACCTTTCCTGTGCACGTGTCTGCTCTTGTGTTTGTCTTTCCACCATCATCTTTTTTTTACTGTATTCTTCCTGAATtggtgaaaaaaaaaaaacgggcCATAGCAACGGCACCACTTCCATTCATTTCCCTGTGTTGCAAGAAGATGTCTGTCGCCCTTAAAAGCGGGAGCCTTTAAGTTTTTGGTAGGACATGTGTTGTTATTTGGGGGAGCGAGAATAGGAAGGCAACTCTAGTCTTCAAGATATTTAACTACCAATGTAACAAATTGGGGCAAAGAGAGGTGGTTAGGGAAGCATACCGTTGGAATGGCCTGGAGTGATCGAAGTTACTCGTTCTTCTATCTTTTTTATTTGTTTACTATTTCTCTTTTGATTTTCCTGGAAGCTTTCAgatgagagaaaaaaagatggTCTACTATGGCACGTGTTTGTCAAACGCAAGTGACTTTTGGGCTATGGATGTTGTGCATGACACGCGTCTACAACCACTTTGTGTAGAAGTTGCACATTGCTATCGTCACGGATGACCTCGCAAGTGCACTGTCATTCCGTACCGGAAACAAATCTTCTCAACTTCTGTGCGTCCTTACAGGAAGCTGTCATGTACGTTAtttctcttctttggctGCTTCTGTGCTTTTGCTCGAATGCTTAGTAGCGGTGCGAATGAAATCGAGACAGCGCATCTAATAATGCTTCGTCGAGGCGTTTGCCGGAGTATCCCACTCTTGGGACCCACGTTTACCGAGCTCGTGGAGCGTCTGGACTCGTTTGAAAAGGAGTTTATTGAATGGAAGGCGTTTCGCAAAGCGGTGGAGTCAACGTCGCCGAAAGTAACTGAGGCGGCGAAACAGATTATGGCGGAGAGTATGAAGGAGGTAAAAACGACTAAGGTGAACTTGGATAACCCGTTGACGCCTGAGGAGTTCACGGAGTTGAATCAGTTCTATGCCAAGCAGAAGATGAAGGATATAGTTTTCGAGAACTTACTGTACATCAACACTCCGAATGATCTGATGCAGCATGCGGAGACTGTTTTTCGACAGTACCTTGTGCGCATTGCCCGTCGGGTGCGACACTTGAGCCATGCACCGTATGGCCTCTCACAAATGCCGGGAATTCAAAAGCTGAAGAAGTGGTACCAGTGGAGTTTTCATGATGTCCGCAGCACTCCAGTGCCGACGTGCCGGGACGGGTGCTATCGGTGCGACCGCATGGTGCGGCGCGTTTTTCTGCGACACTACAATGTCAGCTCACTCATTACCGATGGAATGATCGAGTTTGCTAAGCGCGAGGGGTGGGTAAATGTAGACGAAGAAGTGATACGCACATATGATGAGCTGCAGCACTTCTTCGAAGATTTTTGCCTGGGTCGCGTCCGTCTTCGCTTTTTGGTCGGCAATTACATGTATCTTTCGACAAAAATTCTGGGTGTATCACGAGAGGAAAGCGCTGTGAATGATCCTGAGGGGCTCACAGTTCCTATCTTCTTGGACCACAATCCGGAGGATTTTGTAGGGCAGATCTGCAAGAAATGCTCGCTGTTGGTGCTCACAAAGTGCGCAATCAAGGTAGCCCAGGCAACCTACGATGCGGAGATTGAGCTGAAGGTGGCTGGCGTCCCTGATTTGGTGTTTGTTGGGGTGCCATGTATCACATACGACATTATTTGTGCAATGCTGGAGGATGCTGTCTGTGCAAATATAAATCGCCAGGAGCGGACAGGCAAACCGTGCACAAAAATTGAAGTCACGCTTGCGCAGTGGCCGACAAGCAAGCGTTTTGTACTGCGTGTATCTGACACGGCGGGTGGAATGACATTGCGCCAGGCTTCGATGCAGCTGTCCTGCTGGTCTCTCTACGGAAATATCCAGAGCCATAATCAGGATTCGATCTCGACGTGGACCTCGAGTCCGATTCGGCTACCTTATGCGTACAACGCCGCACGCGTTATTGGTGGGAACATCACACTGGCATCCATTGAAGGCTACGGGACTGATCGGCAGCTATACCTACCGTCTACCGGGCTTGCTGGTGTGTCGCTGTGACGCCGGGGAAGACGAGAAATGGGTAGCTGAGTAGCTGTAACCTATTCGGTGGCAAGGCGCTGTTGCTTcgtttgctgctgttgatgtgcattttttttttttttcatggTGAACTGCTactgttgctgttgtggtgTTTTAATTGCCGGGAGCGCCACTCATTTTTGGACGTGCCTgatgttcttttttttcccctaGAGGTGCCATGCTTCATGAAGCTTTTGATACAGTCTTGACGTTTCGCCTCCGTAGAGGATAGTTTGCTTTCGTTATTTCGGGCTATTCTATTGTGCTTGCGAACAACATCAAAGGAACAAAAAATTCTCTCCTCAGGCGAATCATATGGTGACGCCAACGCTGACCTCTGCTCTGAAGCATCTTCTACTATTAGTGTGGTGATGGCTATACTGAGTCTAGTGGCTCTctattttttctttttctcatTCCTGGGCTACGCTATGGCATCAATGTCTACAGGAGTACTTTCTCTTAATCACGTACGCCCTACTTTTCTCGTTTGAATTGTAGTCGGGTATGTGGCCAGGACTTCATGCCGTTTGTTTGACCGACACGCAGCAGTATAGTTGGTGCtactttttttcttctctctgaaTAAAAGAAACACGAAAGATGAACAACACAGATGCAAAGCAGAGCGCGGGATACTTTAAGGAAAAGGCGACGATTGGACTGAGTACTTTTAGTGGTAATGACGTCGTCAAGGCCGTTTTGAAGAGTACCAGCCACCTGCTGAAAGCACCGAAAGAGAAATATCTGCAGAAGTTGGTGGCGGCCTCGTATGGACATTACGGATTTGAGATGAAGGAGGGTCTACCGATGAACGAGTTTATTGTCCGCCAGCTAGAGAAGCGATCCCACACTCACAACTGGATTGTCGTACTCAAGACGATGATCTCTTTTCATCGTCTGCTGTGTGAAGCTTCGGACAGTATGGTGGAAACGATCTGCTGTTACAAGAGTGTGTTTAAGCGCTCGCGCATAAAAAATCTGGCGGACAGCGCTGACGGGGCCGGACAGGCGTTTTTTATTACGCAGTACATGGCTTATCTGGAGGAGCGCTGCGTTATGCAGAGTGCTCTTGGAAGGGGCCGGCGCATTGAGATTCCTGAGTTTGAGGAGTTTCTGAAGACGCTGAATGTCGAGTTGCTGGAGCCAGTCTTTGAGATTCTGCTTCGACTTTTGGAGGCAGTGCCAGTGGTCGAGTTCcgcgaggcggtggtgaaCAACTTTTGCACAATGGAGGCGTATCAACTCCTTGTGCGTGATGGCAAACGGCTTTTTCAGCACTTGGCGAAGCGCGTGATCTTTGTGCTCGATGGTTTCGAGGAGTTTTCGCTGCCGGAGAAGCGGCGCTGGTTGGACCTCTATCGTAGATATGCCAGCGCTTTTGCGTCGATCAAGCAGTACTTTGACTCTATTTTGTGCTCCTCGCGCGTTTTTGTGGAACCAGTGCCGCAGTTAAAACCGCTCCCGGTGTCACTGCTGGCTCGATTGGAGGGCAACATACGCGCCAGTGAAATGACAAAAGATGAACCATGCACACTGGAGAGCCTGGGTATCCGCTGCGGCGAAGATGTGCGCGTTGATACGAATGAGGAGAAAATTCTACCACCGCTCGCGTCAGAGCCAGCTGTAGCGGAGCAGCCGGACGCTGTTGCCGCTCGCACGCCGGGTGCACCTTCTTTTTCACTGGACGACCTTTTCGTGTCGAAGCAGGAGCCATCGAAGCCCATGCAGCCTGCTTCCATCCCTGTCTCTTGGCCTTCCTCTGCACCTCCGGCCACATCATTGCAGTGTGGCGCCGAGCAATGTCAGGTGAATACTTTTGCTCCGGGTAATTGGTCCACTGGTGCACCGCAGAACTGGGAAACTGGCGTTCCTACTACCTTTCAAGTAagcgtggcgcagcagcagccgttcTTTTCGGGTGGAGTGCCGTTTGCTGGGGAAAATGCGTCGGAGGGTGCGGCGCAATTGGCATCGAAGCCGACGCCTTTGCCGGCGCCGTCGAAGAAGCCGGTGGACCCGTTCAAGGAATTGTACGATCGCTCTCACCTTGATTTGAATTAGAAACTGATTTTCTATGGAGTCCGTCGAACTTGCACTTTGCTCCCTTGTTAACTTCTGTTGCCTCGATGATGCTTTAGTTGTTGTTCTAAGGAATTATGAGGGAATCTGAGAGAAGGGACACCAATTGTGTTCTGTGCACCTCTCCCCAAGCTATGAGTGGTTTCGAGTTTCTTGGATTGCTTCTGTCTCACCTTGCTATAGCCTTTGAAGCAGTTTCTCTTGTGAAGGAGAAGAtgaagcaaaagaaaagataCTTTTCAGTACCTCAGCAGTAAAGGTCGCGATACTCAACAAATGCGACGTAGCTCCTCTGTTGCGCTGTTGCGCGCGGTGTTTCTTTTGGAAGGTCATGGTGACTTTTTGTATCTCTACtgcgctcttttttccttATGCTTTCTGCTCTCGACGCCGTTGCAAATGGATCTGACTTGCCTTTTCTTAGTACGCCTCACGCGGCGATTAGGAAATGAGAGCCCTCTCTTTTCGGTCTCTGGCAGCTGTGCCTGCTGGCTTAGCAACTCGGTGTTATGGCGG harbors:
- a CDS encoding putative pyruvate dehydrogenase (lipoamide) kinase → MLRRGVCRSIPLLGPTFTELVERLDSFEKEFIEWKAFRKAVESTSPKVTEAAKQIMAESMKEVKTTKVNLDNPLTPEEFTELNQFYAKQKMKDIVFENLLYINTPNDLMQHAETVFRQYLVRIARRVRHLSHAPYGLSQMPGIQKLKKWYQWSFHDVRSTPVPTCRDGCYRCDRMVRRVFLRHYNVSSLITDGMIEFAKREGWVNVDEEVIRTYDELQHFFEDFCLGRVRLRFLVGNYMYLSTKILGVSREESAVNDPEGLTVPIFLDHNPEDFVGQICKKCSLLVLTKCAIKVAQATYDAEIELKVAGVPDLVFVGVPCITYDIICAMLEDAVCANINRQERTGKPCTKIEVTLAQWPTSKRFVLRVSDTAGGMTLRQASMQLSCWSLYGNIQSHNQDSISTWTSSPIRLPYAYNAARVIGGNITLASIEGYGTDRQLYLPSTGLAGVSL
- a CDS encoding putative clathrin coat assembly protein, yielding MNNTDAKQSAGYFKEKATIGLSTFSGNDVVKAVLKSTSHLLKAPKEKYLQKLVAASYGHYGFEMKEGLPMNEFIVRQLEKRSHTHNWIVVLKTMISFHRLLCEASDSMVETICCYKSVFKRSRIKNLADSADGAGQAFFITQYMAYLEERCVMQSALGRGRRIEIPEFEEFLKTLNVELLEPVFEILLRLLEAVPVVEFREAVVNNFCTMEAYQLLVRDGKRLFQHLAKRVIFVLDGFEEFSLPEKRRWLDLYRRYASAFASIKQYFDSILCSSRVFVEPVPQLKPLPVSLLARLEGNIRASEMTKDEPCTLESLGIRCGEDVRVDTNEEKILPPLASEPAVAEQPDAVAARTPGAPSFSLDDLFVSKQEPSKPMQPASIPVSWPSSAPPATSLQCGAEQCQVNTFAPGNWSTGAPQNWETGVPTTFQVSVAQQQPFFSGGVPFAGENASEGAAQLASKPTPLPAPSKKPVDPFKELYDRSHLDLN